The Barnesiella propionica genome has a window encoding:
- a CDS encoding RagB/SusD family nutrient uptake outer membrane protein, which produces MKTVKIKILSIILAGTLLLPSCEDGFLTQDPQTSLSTDQVFESLDNVQPYLDGLYFKWRSSRVNRKGFIMMLGTDEAQQGEYQVQTDATQAGMDKYNGFYEPQNTVIAELWNVRWPVVVQATEALNTLNRKLESASEADITRIRSFKGQASFYRGAVLLELAQAWGRLPIPTVVGSKVELSGRKPLTEVYTEIENSLKDAGSLLGIKADASNVRIPTRWAAKVLLAKLYMSADPESGFRDFGKAQTLLEEVKSNGGFSLVRTFGDLWDPEKTAGNEAVYTFYFNNIWPDTNELQWYAGTRACSSDPNCYLGGYDLILPTEYCYSDASANGLWETGDVRKDESIRYNFVYNGKQPSAMAGFGDDQLKPHIKKYEDKRIDGTKTFYNTGKNVYYLRYADVLLMLAECMNETGNTSGAVTLVNNEIRNRAWNYNLPEQYKWDTGMSPEEFRTKIMDERMRELCFEGWRRFDLIRTGHFVDYISAKNRWAKAEGTIKKEHALYPIPLVEMKQNPNITEADQNPGY; this is translated from the coding sequence ATGAAAACTGTAAAGATTAAAATATTAAGTATAATACTGGCGGGGACCCTGTTATTGCCTTCCTGTGAAGACGGTTTTCTTACACAGGATCCGCAGACCTCGTTGTCTACCGATCAGGTTTTCGAATCATTGGATAATGTTCAGCCTTATTTGGACGGCTTGTATTTTAAATGGCGGAGTTCGCGTGTGAACCGTAAGGGATTTATTATGATGCTGGGAACAGATGAAGCACAGCAAGGGGAATATCAGGTACAGACCGATGCCACACAAGCGGGGATGGATAAATATAACGGATTTTATGAGCCGCAAAATACCGTTATCGCTGAGTTGTGGAATGTTCGTTGGCCCGTTGTAGTCCAGGCTACCGAAGCTTTAAATACATTGAACCGTAAGCTGGAATCTGCTTCCGAAGCGGATATTACGCGCATCCGTTCATTTAAGGGACAAGCTTCATTTTATCGCGGAGCCGTTTTATTGGAATTGGCACAGGCTTGGGGTAGACTACCCATTCCCACTGTCGTAGGTTCTAAAGTAGAACTTTCAGGTCGGAAACCACTGACCGAGGTTTATACCGAGATCGAAAATAGCCTGAAAGATGCAGGTTCATTATTAGGAATAAAAGCCGATGCTTCGAATGTACGTATTCCTACTCGATGGGCAGCAAAAGTCTTATTGGCTAAATTATATATGTCCGCCGATCCGGAATCCGGTTTCAGGGATTTTGGAAAAGCACAGACATTATTGGAAGAAGTGAAATCCAATGGCGGATTTAGCCTGGTCAGGACTTTCGGTGATTTGTGGGATCCGGAAAAGACGGCTGGTAATGAAGCTGTATATACATTCTATTTCAATAATATCTGGCCGGATACGAATGAATTACAATGGTATGCCGGTACTCGGGCCTGTTCCAGCGATCCCAATTGCTATTTGGGCGGTTATGACTTGATTCTCCCTACCGAGTATTGCTACAGCGATGCCAGTGCCAACGGCTTATGGGAGACCGGAGATGTGCGCAAGGACGAAAGTATCCGCTACAATTTTGTATATAACGGAAAACAGCCCTCCGCAATGGCCGGTTTCGGAGATGACCAGTTAAAGCCCCATATCAAAAAATACGAAGATAAACGTATCGACGGGACAAAGACATTTTACAATACAGGTAAGAATGTGTACTATCTCCGTTATGCCGATGTATTGCTTATGCTTGCAGAATGTATGAACGAGACGGGGAATACGTCTGGTGCCGTGACTTTGGTGAATAACGAAATACGCAACCGTGCTTGGAATTACAATTTGCCGGAACAGTATAAGTGGGATACGGGAATGTCTCCTGAAGAATTCCGTACTAAGATTATGGACGAACGTATGCGTGAACTTTGTTTCGAAGGATGGAGACGTTTCGACCTTATTCGTACAGGACATTTTGTAGACTACATTTCTGCTAAGAACCGTTGGGCAAAAGCTGAGGGAACCATAAAGAAAGAACATGCCTTATATCCGATTCCTTTGGTAGAAATGAAGCAGAATCCGAATATAACGGAAGCCGATCAGAATCCTGGATATTAA
- a CDS encoding SusC/RagA family TonB-linked outer membrane protein — MRKKVVIFLLTVLSLFPALGYAQGTPAFKISGNVIDRNTGEPLIGVSIRIEGKSVGTTTGVNGEFSIQAQKGETIKASFIGYLSQDIKVKNDNFLRIYMEENAQEIGEVVVVGVAMKKSDLTGSVARVGAAELKELPTANVNQALQGKVPGVYIESNPKPGTKASIKIRGNNSIQYGTDPIFVVDGLVMDGGFELLNPDDIATIDVLKDASATAIYGSRGANGVVLITTKKGKKGSARVTYDAWFGFQDFSKKMPMLSANELFDLRVDAYANVYSDKYPTRDREAYIKNSLITENAKRNVAFSETELNSYKNGETYNWLDKVTRSGFQQNHAVSFSGGNDTGNYFLSFNYNNQQGQVRNTGYDRYSGKVNLEQLIKPWLKVGTNNTYVFAKEKPVGDDNTFINALKASPLYPISEEPWYMMSGKTENQSASNPLRDMYIDKDYYRNRLMSSSYVNINPIKGLDIRSTFSIDVDQMEEFTYYPTNSTQSYKGSYDGQSIQKKQRNLNWQWDNTVSYNNTFAEKHRIGAMAGMNMSYYSYNYNQQNASGYGNDLFSYKYTGGATDKENFALSSDFVTYSLMSYFMRLNYTYDSRYYLTLTGRFDGSSKFGTENKWGFFPSVAASWNITEESFMEDQRVVNNLRLRVGYGTAGNQNIPNYSYYTRYSPSSSLGSSILTNDGMYGNPGLRWEKQGQFNVGLDFGAWNNRVSFALDYFNIKNEDLLMEISKPASTGYLKEISNVGAMKNEGVEFSLNVTPVQTKDFTWDVSFNIASSHNKVTRLDGKMKEKYKLGGWSNNEIQREGNLFVGESINNIYVYKFDRIVQESDMDYVNSLDLGGRIVKPGDILPLDANHDNIINDKDRRVVGKKDPDFYGGLQTTLSYKGFSLNVVATYSVGAKRNSYLYETLMNSTGLDGTHKDMLNRWTPTNTNTDIPRAYSESGRFGIGEVDWAVQDASFFRLSAVTLSYTFPRAWMKQVYAENLRLYVTGNNLVTATKYKGFDPESGDWYPSSRMWVVGVNLSF, encoded by the coding sequence ATGAGAAAGAAAGTTGTAATTTTTTTATTAACTGTTTTATCGCTGTTCCCGGCACTGGGCTACGCTCAGGGTACCCCGGCATTTAAAATAAGCGGTAATGTAATTGATCGGAACACAGGAGAACCGTTGATAGGAGTAAGTATCCGTATTGAGGGTAAGAGTGTAGGTACGACTACCGGAGTGAACGGTGAATTTTCCATTCAGGCTCAAAAAGGAGAAACCATTAAGGCCTCTTTTATTGGTTATTTGTCGCAGGACATAAAAGTGAAGAATGATAATTTCCTGAGAATATACATGGAAGAAAATGCACAGGAAATTGGTGAAGTCGTAGTTGTAGGTGTGGCTATGAAAAAATCGGATTTGACCGGTTCTGTTGCTCGAGTCGGTGCTGCCGAATTGAAAGAGCTTCCTACCGCTAACGTAAACCAGGCTCTTCAGGGCAAAGTCCCGGGTGTTTATATTGAAAGTAATCCGAAACCGGGAACCAAAGCATCGATAAAAATACGTGGCAACAACTCCATCCAGTATGGTACAGACCCTATATTCGTAGTAGACGGTTTGGTAATGGATGGTGGTTTCGAATTACTTAATCCCGACGACATCGCTACGATCGACGTTTTAAAAGATGCTTCTGCTACTGCTATATATGGTTCCAGAGGTGCAAACGGTGTTGTTCTTATCACGACTAAGAAAGGTAAAAAGGGAAGTGCCCGTGTAACGTATGATGCATGGTTCGGTTTCCAGGATTTTAGTAAGAAAATGCCGATGTTATCGGCAAACGAATTATTCGACCTCCGTGTTGATGCTTACGCTAACGTATATTCCGATAAATATCCTACAAGAGATCGTGAGGCTTATATCAAAAATTCTTTAATAACGGAAAATGCAAAAAGAAATGTTGCTTTTTCCGAAACCGAATTGAATTCATATAAGAACGGGGAAACTTATAACTGGCTGGACAAAGTGACGAGAAGCGGTTTCCAGCAAAACCATGCAGTTTCTTTTTCCGGAGGTAATGATACGGGAAACTATTTTTTAAGCTTTAACTATAATAACCAGCAAGGTCAGGTAAGAAATACCGGTTATGACCGATATTCCGGTAAAGTGAATTTGGAACAACTGATAAAACCCTGGCTGAAAGTAGGAACCAATAATACTTATGTTTTTGCAAAGGAAAAACCTGTAGGCGATGATAATACATTTATCAATGCATTGAAAGCCTCTCCTTTATATCCTATTTCGGAAGAGCCCTGGTATATGATGAGCGGTAAAACCGAAAATCAGAGCGCATCCAATCCCTTGCGTGATATGTATATCGACAAAGATTATTACCGTAATCGTTTAATGAGTTCATCTTATGTAAATATCAATCCTATAAAAGGACTCGATATACGTTCTACTTTCTCGATCGATGTAGACCAGATGGAAGAGTTTACTTATTATCCTACAAATTCTACGCAATCATATAAAGGTTCTTACGACGGACAATCCATTCAAAAGAAACAACGTAATCTTAACTGGCAATGGGACAATACTGTATCCTATAATAATACATTCGCCGAAAAACACCGTATAGGCGCAATGGCAGGTATGAATATGTCATACTACAGTTATAACTACAATCAGCAAAACGCCAGCGGTTACGGGAACGATCTTTTCTCTTATAAATATACGGGTGGTGCAACCGATAAAGAGAACTTCGCTCTTTCGTCCGACTTTGTAACTTATTCGTTAATGTCTTATTTCATGCGTCTCAATTATACATATGACTCCAGATATTATTTGACTTTAACAGGACGTTTTGACGGTTCATCCAAATTCGGTACCGAAAATAAATGGGGTTTCTTCCCGTCAGTTGCAGCATCTTGGAATATTACCGAAGAAAGTTTCATGGAAGACCAGCGTGTAGTAAATAACCTTCGTTTGCGTGTTGGATACGGTACGGCTGGCAACCAGAATATTCCGAACTATAGTTATTATACTCGTTATTCTCCCTCCAGCTCGTTAGGATCCAGTATTCTTACCAATGATGGTATGTACGGAAATCCCGGTCTAAGATGGGAAAAACAAGGTCAGTTTAATGTAGGGTTGGACTTCGGTGCTTGGAATAACCGGGTAAGTTTTGCGTTGGATTATTTTAATATCAAGAATGAAGATTTGTTGATGGAAATAAGTAAACCCGCTTCTACCGGTTATTTGAAAGAGATATCCAATGTCGGTGCAATGAAAAATGAAGGTGTGGAATTCTCATTGAACGTGACTCCCGTACAGACAAAAGACTTTACCTGGGATGTTTCTTTCAACATTGCATCTTCACATAATAAAGTGACCCGTCTGGATGGTAAAATGAAGGAGAAGTATAAGTTAGGCGGCTGGTCCAACAATGAAATACAACGTGAAGGAAACCTATTTGTAGGTGAGTCCATCAATAATATTTATGTATATAAATTCGACCGTATCGTTCAGGAATCCGATATGGATTATGTGAACTCTTTGGATTTAGGTGGCCGTATCGTAAAACCGGGCGATATACTTCCGTTAGACGCCAATCACGATAATATTATCAATGATAAAGACCGTAGAGTTGTGGGTAAAAAAGATCCGGATTTTTATGGAGGTTTACAGACTACGCTTAGCTATAAAGGATTCTCTTTGAATGTTGTAGCAACATATTCTGTCGGAGCAAAACGAAACAGTTATTTGTATGAAACATTAATGAACAGTACGGGATTAGATGGTACGCACAAAGACATGTTGAACCGTTGGACACCGACCAATACCAATACCGATATTCCTCGTGCTTATTCTGAGAGCGGAAGATTCGGTATCGGAGAAGTTGATTGGGCTGTACAGGACGCTTCATTCTTCCGTTTGTCGGCGGTTACTCTTTCCTATACGTTCCCCCGGGCATGGATGAAGCAAGTTTATGCCGAAAATCTGAGGCTGTATGTTACAGGAAATAATCTTGTTACTGCTACCAAATATAAAGGATTCGATCCGGAAAGCGGAGACTGGTATCCTTCTTCCAGAATGTGGGTAGTAGGTGTAAATCTGAGTTTTTAA